The genomic window GGGATTGtatcattctttgtctttgtatgcgcagcacctagcatagtgtccaatacatagtaggtgcttaataaatgattgttgattgaataATTGATTGATGGAAAAATATTAGCAGGTTTGGGCATTAAGAATACAAATAAGAGAGCCCATTTACCGATAACAGACAGCCCTTATTGGAAAAGAAATAGTTTGTCATCTTTAAAGACCTCACAAGTATTTCCTGGGGCTAAAGACAAAATCGAATCCATCAGTGAGTAATACCCTCCTCAATTCGTGTGCAACTTTACAGGGCCGTTAATATTGATTTGTGGGGGAGGCTTAAGTGGGAAGGGAGCTCACGTTAGCTTGATTTATTTCCTGCCCACAGGAGGGACTCGGAAGCCCTGCCCATCAAGCTCCAGACTAACCAAGGGTTAGCTCACTGAGGCTGGACTTCTGCATTGGAAATTTAACTAGCCCACTCTCAATTTCCCCTCCCTAGTGGGGGGAAACAGGAAGGATACAGTATAAGCCAGGACACCACCAGAGGAAAGTAACTAAGATGGAAAGAACATAACAATCAGGCCATAAAGGGATGGACTGAAATTGGGTTGAGGGAAATTTTGCACAAAGAGGAAGAGATATAGGGGAGACTGATCTTCACAtgtctgaagggctgtcataaaggaagagaaattagatttgttctgtttggcacCGGAGCGTTGAAATAGGAGTAATGCGGAAAGTTTCAGGGAAGCAGATTTGGCTTGGTGTAAAAAataattaggtggtgcagtgtatatagagtgggcctaaagtcaggaagactcctctttgtgagtgcaaatctggcctcagacacttactagctgtgtgaccctggctgagtcacttaaccttatttgcctcagttttctcatctgtaaaaggagttggagaagaaaatggcaaaaccactccagtatctttgccaaggaaaccccaaatagggtcagggaGAGTcgaacatgactaaaatgactgaacacaacaAAAAGAACAATTTCCTAAGAATCTTAGAAGCAAAGAGGAATGACCTGCCTTAGGAGATAGGGATTTTCCAAGGACTGGTATAgatgaccccttctcagaaatggtgcattggggggggggggggggggtattttTTCTAATAATAACAGAGCACTAGAGATCTCTGGACTAAAGTTCTCAGACCCCATGCTTGGACCTGGATCTGGAGAGAATATTATcaacctcttcctttcccctctccgtGCACCTCCCCGCCACAAAAAAACAAGTTTTGTCCAGATTTTCTGTTGCAAAAGGATCTGATGAAAGGCAGTGTGAGTCTATAAACATAGTGCTGGACAGAAAGTATAAAAATCCAGGTTCAAGTCCTGCAATCATCATTAACTAATCTGATGACTTTAGGCAAGGATTATACAAACATGAAATCTTtagctagaagagacttttgaaatcatctaactcatccactttacagatgaggaaactgagaggtagaAAGGGATGGTGACTTTCTTAAGACCACGCAAGCAACAAACAGCTAGTGAAGATCAAAACCCAGATCATCTGATTTCAAATACAGTATCTGGGTGGTGACTGTAACtgatgggcttggagtcaggaagaactgagttcaaattcagcctcaaaatTAACTAGAAAAAGTTAAGACTAAgactaaaaaggttaagaagtgtgactctgggaaagtcacttaaccttagtgtACCTCCgtttccttgcctataaaatggggatgataatagcacctaactcccagtgttgttgtgaggataagattagataatatttgtaaagtactttgcaaatcttaaagtgttatacaaatgctagctactatAGTTTCACACTATCCCCtccattggcctcagtttccccattttccaaatgatggtggtctctatggtcccttccagttctgatataacatgttctatgattctgtaatccTCAgccttctcatttgtaaaagacaGGTAACAAAAATAGTTAGCACGCTTTTACCTGTTATTAcagtttacaaagccctttacattCCTGTCTGTCTCATACACTGTGAGGcatttattatgcccattttacagatgagaatattgaGTCTCAAAGAGATGAGTTACTTGCCAAAGGTTACACAGTAAGtcagtgtcagagtcaggacttgcACCAGGTCTCCTGATATTAAGAGCCTCATTCGGTTCCTCAAAACTGGAACCTGGGTCAACTTTTGCTGGCTTTCTTGGATTTCACTGAGAGTGGATGCTGGGGACCATCCAAAGTCGCTCCATAAAGTTCCCCTTGGGGAGGATAGGAATGGGGAGGAGGTAAGAGAGGGGTAGAGTTGAATGCTGCTTTTGTAGTATGTCACTTGGGGTTTGGCTGAGTTGCCTGCCCCGAACTACAACCCCCAACTCTGGGCTCTATTCTTATCTCCACATCAAAGACCAAGGGGCAGAGAATGACTAGGACCATCTAAGCCCAGATGGGGAAGGGAGTACCCGAGGCTGACGTGAATCTTAGAATACAGCACATAGACTGAGGATGGTTTCTGCCTCAGCCCAATATCTGGCCTGTACGGTTGGGGAAAACCACTGGTGTCAGTCCGGTGCACTcaccctccttcctctctgcGCCAGAAAGTAGTGAGCAGTGAAAGTCCAGGTGAAAGGCTCCCTGGGCCACCCGACAGAGAACAGTGAAGAGAGAGTGCTCCATTCCTCCCACGCCTTTCACATATGGAATACCTCCTCCTCCTTGTGTTCCACCCCCAAAAGCTGTCTTTTTTCCTCtaggtttactggctacatttcttgctcaaagatcaagcctcaaacccaattcactctggaactcAGACTGGACAAGTCCCCCCGACTCCCACCCTACCCCCCAATCTAGCACAAAGTGGatgtaaataataaatagtaatagttttctcttttactcgtgaaccctgagggtcttccccatCCGGTttgatgggtttttttgttttgtttttattaaaggggACATCCCATTAGCAACTACTTAAagagcctattcattgaataggtgtatctcattcaaagtgagaatgctataggaccttagcctgaaagggccaggatctcccattgcatcctgggtcatttccagtcgtcctgatctgtatctggccactggacctggatggctcaggagaagaaagtgaggctggtgaccttgcacatccctccctcactcaaatcaaagtcaactgcaagtcatgtcatcatcttgatgtcatggtcttcttcaagaacgaaagacaaacacaacaacctgggaagggagaaagggggaaagtcTTTATTTAAAAGAGTTTCTTTTTTACCTGTTGATCTCTTCTTGGGAGATTTCAGGCTCCTCATCCGGCCCCCGGGGGACGACAGACCGCTTTCACTCATGGAGTCGTGAGTGGACGAGGCACTGCCTGTGGCTTCGCTGTCCCGGATCATGCTCTCGTAgccgctgctgccgccgctgTGGTAGAACAGCGCTGTCCGGCCCATGGCCGGGGGCAGCTCCCCACTCAGCACGCTGCTGTTGTCGCTGCCGTGCCCGCTGCTGTAGCGCTGGGGTCTCCGCGGGGCCGTGATCTTGCTGTAGGGCGAGGGCAGGGCTGGCACTGGGACCTTCTCGTCGCCTAGATTCACACCGCTGTCGTTGCCGCTGTCGGAGTCTGCCGAGCTGCGGGAATGGCCTCCTTTGCCAGGGCTCCCAGAGGCCAGCTCATTCACGCGGCTGTTGGCAGCCCTCATCGCCTGTTTGGTGCCCATGATGGTGCCCCGGTTAGGCTTGCTGTTGATCCCAGGCGCGGTACGCGGGGCCACCTTGCCAGTGGCCGCGCCACCAGGGCTCTTCCCGGCAGGAGGCTGATTCAGTGACTTCACAGAAGAACTGAAAGACCGTGACCCACCGGTCAACAGGTTCCGGCTTTTGCTTCCACCAGCTGGGGATTTAACATTTACCACCGCCTTTGTGGAGCCGCCCTTGCAGGGTGTCACATACGATGTGGGAGACACAGGAGAAGAGGCCACAGGGGGCACACCCAGCCGTGGCACAGACCGTCCCTGCCTCCCAATGCTGCTGCCCCCACTGTCTGCCTTGGCTGCCCCCAAACCTAGGCCCTCACATCGCTCCAGAGACATGTGACTTCCATAACGATGCACTACATCAGGCTTGGCCGCTCTGGCCTTCAGGCTGGATGTACTCTTGGGCAGAGAATGCTCACCCTTGATGCTGACTTTGCCTTTCAGGCCCTCTGGAGTCAAGCCTGCTCCTGGCCTGGGTCGTAGCtctgcttcttcctctcctttggaAGTAAGGGCTCTTGCAGGGTCAGTACCTCCTCTAGATGGAGAAATGCCACTTTTTTGCTCCAGGCTTGATTTCCGGACTGGTGGGGCAGGGGGTCCTGCCCCACTGGGCCTGGGTAAGAGACTCGATTTCTGAGAGCCATTCTTCTTCCCCACAGAGTTTTTCAGGCTGCTGGTGGTCAAGGTAGAGTCAGGGTTACCTCTGGCCAGGGGTTCAGCCATGCTATCTCCACTTCGAGTCACAGGCATCACACCCAGCGTGGTGGCTCCTCTCCTCAGGGGTGGGATTTGGGTCATGACCTCTGGTTTCCTAGCATGGTCCCCAGTTGACTTGCAAGACATTTCACATCCATCCACCACCCGCTGGGAACAGGCCAACACTGTCTGAGATTTGGGGGACCTGTACCCTGGGGCATCTCTGCATGGCATGTTTAAGGGGTCAATACCTATTGGAGGGTTGCTAGGAGAGGACAGTGGGTCTGAAGAGGGGGTTCCCGGTGGGACATCCACTCTCACTAGCCAAGGGTCATCAAACAGCCCACCTGGACTGGGCAATTCATGGCTATGGTGCATGGCACCCATATAATTGGGGGTTGAGGTAGTAGTTCTCAGAGTCCGAGGAAGACTAGAATGGATGGTTTGCATCTTATGGGTCACTTGTGGATTCCCACCCCTCCCTGATCTCCTGGGTTGATTGGGGATCCTAGAGACACCTGGAGCAGGGGCAACTTTGGTGGATCCCAAGAACTGAGGATTCTTGGCAATGGCTGGTGACAGTTTCCTGGAGCTAGTGCTCTCCAAGCTGTCCAGCTCTGAGACACAAAGCCCACTGTCATTCAAGGAGTTCTTGAGGTTCCCTGGGGTGAAAGTGACAGTGACACCAGAAGAGTCCAAAGTGAAGTTCTCCCCAGGAGGATCACAGGCAAAAGGAGAGGATGTAGTGAGGACCTCCTCAGGGGGCACTACCTCACCATCCATGGTGCAGAGACTGACCTCGCTCAGCCAGGAGCTGATGGAAGAGCGGCGGCTTCCAGAGGGAAAGGCTCCCTCAGTGAAAGGCAGGACAATGTCAATGTTAACGCCAGAAGCCTGAGATGTATAGGCATCAAACTCATCGTTGATGCTGCTGATGATGCTGACTGGGCGAGAGCCTGAGGCCAGAGCCTGCAGGGAGCAGTCACTATTGAAACTGATGATGCTTGTGGGCCGGCCTGAGTCTACCATGCCACTTATTGACAGCTCCTCAACCACTGTGAACACCAGCTCGTCCTCACCATTCAGCTCCACCGGCTGCTGTAGGGTCACTGTGGTCGTCAGGATGTCCCGGTCAAAGCATTTACCCCGAAAAGCCGAGTGGAAGCTATGTACCTCCAGAGTGCTGGTGGAGGGTGGTGGAGATGCTCCCTGGGCAGGCAGCATCTCCCCAGAGTTCACCATCTGCTTATTCATTCCCAGTGGAGGTGTCCGGACCCCACTGTCATCCAGCTTGGAATACATGTTGCTAGGAGGCGTGAGGTCCTTCTGTTGAGGGGGTGGGGGTGCTGGGCTGGGCAGAGGTCGTTTCCCGTACATGGCCTTGTCCTTGACAACTGGCTCTGTGGTAGTGCTACAGTCTGTGCTCCTAGTCACATCAGGCTTGCAGGATCTCGACGAGTGTAGAGCTGTATCTCTCCCTCCATCCAAGACCACATCTGATTTTTTCCCATCACCTCTAGTCATGGGATTGGGGATATCCACTTGGCCTTGGGAGGGGCTGTTTCCTGGGCAGGCACCATTGCGGGTAGGTCCTGCTGAGAAATAGAGGCCAGGTCCCTTTTTGGGGGATGCTCCCTCCAGCAATGCAGGCTTCTTGCACCCCCTCAGTGGGGAAGGTGGTTTCTCCTTGGCTGACTTGGTCAGGCCAGCCTCCATACTGCCTGGACCACTGCCATTCCCTACCCCAGAGGAGTTGCCCCCACCAAAACGATTGGGCTCCTCGCTCCCATCGATGCACTCCAGTCTCTCCTGCAGTTCAGCAAACGTGTTACACTTGAAGTGGTCCTTGTCTGAGCTCCAGGGGCCACCCAGCCCATCCTTGCCTCGCTTCCTATTGAGTGATGGGATGATAGGGACAAACTCAGGTGGACCCTCATTGTCTGTGAGCTCCCGGTCAGACAGGGCAGCCCCGTTGGGCCCCACGTAGATGACAGTGTCACAGGACTGCTCACTGCTGGAGGAATAATCAGGGTCACTGGAGAGACCCAGGCCAGGAAGATCAGGATCCAAGGCCACTGTGCGAGGGTGAAAAGGCCTCAGGTGTGGGGGTCTCCGTACTCGACCCTCCTCACAGGAGCTCTCTCCTCCTGAAGAGCTGGATGCGTactaaaacaaaaggaaaatgccGTCATCAGTCCAAGTCTCAATTTTGCTGACATTAACTCAGTAAGTTATCCTGCCTCCCAATCTACTTCCATCCAAACTGAAGTTCAGGATCCTCCAAACCTAGGTCTCTAGCaccttcagtttccccatctataaataAGGAAGGCTGATCTACAAGgcatcattgttgttcagttgtttcaatcatgtcccactctttgtgatcccatttggggttttcttggcaaagacaccatagtgacttgccatttccttctccagctcattctacagatgaggaaattgaggcaaacagggttatatgacttgtccagggtcacacaactagtgccTCTGGCTAGGGCcagagtaagtatctgaagctaaatttgaactcaaggagaccagtcttcctgactccaggcctggtactctatgcaCTATTTTTAATAGTCTATGTTCCAAGGTGCCTTCAGCCCTGACATTTGGTGTTTTGTGGTCATAAACAGACTATCAACACTATCAATACTGAGTTTGGAATTTAAGGGGCATGGGGAGAAGATACCAAAAAACTGGTGGTACTTCTATGGAGCTAGATAGTTCAACACTTACAGCCTCAGGAGATAAAAGCTATAGGTATCatacagtatcttccaagaagaGCATTCACTTGAGGAGTTCCCTGATTTCCTGGGACAAGGCCTAGGTGAGTATGGAGATCAGAAGGTCAAGTTGCAGCTCCAGTGCCCattgagttcaagtcctaactcTGATACATCCTGActagatgtgaccctgggcaagtaatctAACCTGTtagtgaccccagacaagtctcTAAAGTTATAAGCCTGAGAACTGGTTGAGATATCCCCAGTAGAAGGGGGTCCTCACCAAGAGGCCCCTACACCAACGAAATCTCAGGTCTGGTAAAAATAAGGataacaggggcagctaggtggcacagagaatAGAGAATCAGTCCCGGAATCAGAagttactgagttcaaatctgacctcagacacttgctagttgtgtgaccctggccaagtcacaaaatagataataaaacggGGGAATCAAGCTTGCAGTCACAACTTCCCAGGTTTGTGGGGAGGTTCAAATGAAGCAAGGGCTATAAGGATCATATCATGGCTACAGAGCTTAGAAACTATCAAGTCCAACCTTTTCAtactgcaaatgaggaaactgaggcccatagaagtAAACTGCCCAACCCTTAAAtaactgaggtaggatttgatcccaggtcttcctacTCGCCTTATATACaacatcatgctgcctctctccaggcctcagttttcccacctctAAAATGGGAAGGTGTTTTTCTAAACCCTGAAGGGGCAAGATACATGGCTGCTGTTGGGATGATTGTGACCCAGCTGAGCCCCATCTCAAGGGGTAAACGCACCTTGgacttcttctttctcattcggTGGATGCGGGAGGCAAGTTGCACTGTGGTGAGGGTCTCTGCATAGTTGGCTGGGGAGTCAGAGATGTGAGCGATCATGGTGGTCCTGCAGTTGATGTTGCCTAGTGACTCTCTAAGGAGCATCGTCAGCTTGTTGTCTCTGCAGAGCATATGGAAAGTCAATTCCCAGGCCTTCCCAACTAGAAGTGACTCCTCCTTCTCCAAAGCCCTCATGCCTCCCAATTCGACTTCTGCTATGTATTTAATCACATTCAATACCCATTGTGAACTTACCTGCATTCATGATGAGTTCGGAAGGGACCATCGAGTCTAATACCTGTCCTtttactgaggcccagagaaattgtgAAAAAGCTAGAGTCATAGAGattgtaagtgtctgaatcaggatttgaactcaggccttcctgactccaagtctagtgctctatgcactatatGATTTAGCTGCCTTGATGGTGTGTCTTAGACTTGGGAgttaagagacctgggttctaggcCCAGTGCTGACACCCACCAGCTATGTGGCCATGAGAAAATCATTCGCCCTACCGACCTCATAGATTTCTTGGGaagaaagtgcttcataaacttCAGATTATTACAAGAATGTGGGCTGTTATTGCTATTCTCATCATGGACTTTCAGAAGGGCTCTTAGAGATCCCTGAGTCAGAGAGAGATGATGGTTACACCTCCCCACTGCCAATCTCCGAGCCAACAAAGGTTCAGGGCTGCTGACCCCTCATACTCACCTATATCCTATCCTGGAAAAGCACACACACTCCAAAACCCACCCTTCAAAGATTATCAAGTTCattcctatcattttacagatagagaaactgagacctggagcaAGGAAGGTACTGGCACAAATTCAAATAGACAGGACTCTTCCACTTCCTGATGGTCCTTTCATTCACGCAATACAGAGAACCAGAGCAGAAATtattcccatcattttacagataggagaAACTGAAGtcttggagtgatttgccaaaggtcacacaaggGAATCAGTgccaaaagtaaaaataaaaacttgttcACATGCTCACCTCAGGCCTCATTCCCATAAGCTAACAAGACAAGGCAggcacaaagctaggaagtgatAGATGCCTAAACTGGACCAGAGATAGAACTAACCTAGAGCATATAAGAGCAAGGGGACTCATGTCACTATCTGCCTGATTTAATGGCAGCTAGGAGGTGAGATAGAGCATGAGGTATGGAGTTaagaagacatggattcaaattaGATCTTacatacttcctagttgtgtgaccccgggatggcacttaacctctgcttgccagTTTTCTCATCCGCAAATTGGgtatcataatagcacctacaagggttgttgtaaggatcaagtgggataataattgtaaagcacttagcacagtgcctggcacatagtaaggtatatatatataaacattattattatttattaacacTAACTGAAGAAGTAAGCAGGTAACAAAGCCtgtttctccccccaccccatgctaTGCCAACACAGACCAGAATCCCAGGTGCTACCATCTttagaataaataaaacattttaagtgGACCTAACATTTCCCAAGGTCTCATTTCTTCCTTGCATCCCCCTTAGCCTTTTAATAAGCTAAAGATTTCAAAAATTACTTTGCATAGCATTCAGAGGGTATTTGCATGAGGCATGGGAAGATGAGAGACAGCGCTACTTGCCTAAGGAGGTCTTCTAACCCAACCCACACCTGAACAAGAGTAATATTCCACAATATTCCCAAGCAGGGACCATCAGACTTCTACCTGAATACCCCTGGAGAGGGGAAATTCACTGCCTCCCTGAGACATCCCATTCCCATTTTAGACAGCTAGAGTGTcaggattttctttctttacatcaAACCTGAATTTGTCCCTCTGCACATCTCCCCTCCTACTCACTGTTCCCTCTTCTAGCTTCTGGGGCCACACAGAGTAGACCCAATCACTCTTttccatgacagcccttcaaatctGTAAAGGCAGTCATCACATCTCCCCTAAGTCTTCTTTGTCAAGTTAACCATCCCTGCGTTCCTTTGATCCATCCTCCCACGGCATGCCTTTCAGTCCCATCCCCACCTTCCTTGTCCTCCTCTGGACAtgctccagtttatcaatgtcttcCCTAAAAGGTAAGACCTGGTCCTGAAGTCCAGATGTCATCTGGGACAGTAAGGCAATCTCTTCCTACCTAATCCTGGGCATGACTCTTCCTTTCATTAACACAGCTGAAAACTGTACAGCTCCAATATTTTATAGGTTGTCACATCATGCTGTTGGCTCATATACTGTTTATAGCCCTCTAAAAtgtccagatctttttcacaggAGCTGTTGCCAATGAGTAGATACAGGGGGGCAGCACTCAAATTTTGAATGCCCTGGGGATCAACAGACTGAGCTAAACCAAACCAAATAAAAATCTGGAGAGCCAAAAGGTGGGTCACATTTCAAGCTCAAACCTTCATCTGCATTTAGTGCCTATTCATACAGCAGACAGTCAGAATCCTACTCCTGGAAGGAATCTAGttaacccttattttacagatggggaaactgaggcccacaaaagGCAAATTTACTTACTTGGCTGAAGGCCACAAATTAAATTAGGGGCAAAGACAAGACCCAAACACAGGCCTTTTGACTTCTTAAGTCTTTTGGTAGGAGGGAAGAATGTGCAAAATAAAGGAAGCCCATCTGGGGCCAATGCCAATGACaagggtaagtcacctaaccaaGTCTCCCTGTTGACACACTTTCTGTCTCACCTGGGGCCTTGCCAAGTAGAGGATGCTCATGGATTTCAAGGTTGTGTTTAGTTCTTACAAATGTATGTGCTTTGAGAAGTtctatatgtatgcaaatatactCCAATGCGACTTTACCCCACTGAATGATCCTACCTGGTTACAAACAACATATATGCTTTATCCAAAAGAAACGCGAATTTGAGAAATTTGCATTCTCAAGAAATGTATAGAGTACAATGGTTTAAGGTTCAAGgaattaacaattttaaaaaatttaatggtACCTTAAGCTGCTAACGATTGtccaaaatttattaaaatgaaattgaatgtgCAATCTTGCATATTAGTAACCATATAAGGTCTtgctgaattcttttaatttttacagAATGGCCcacataaaatattcataattatttcataattagagctttttctttgtatatttagaGTTTTCATAACTATAGGTAGAATACAACTTTAGattttataattacataataCAAATTTTAATTTGGAGCTTTTGTGGGCAGAAGTTTTACTGTAGTAAAGCATTTAATGACTAAATCTAAAAAAACAATATTCTGCATAGTATATTAAATTATTCTGGGGATTCTCAACACATTTGTTGCTGTTAAAAGGggatggaagaacaaaaaaatattGGGAACCACTGGTATAGAGGAAGGTGCAGTGGGCCTGAAGACAATggattcctcagtttcctcatctttaaaataaagataataaattctatgCTGTTTATGTCTCTCTTTACACCTATGACACTTAACACAGTgtattgcacatagtaggtgcttgataaatacttattgactgactgacagatcCATAAAATACCTAGGTACTGTTACTATGCTGAAAACTAAGACCTACAGGTAGGAGTGACCTGAGCTGTGGACCCATGGTAAGACTGGCAGGTATATGAAGTATGAATAGACATTCACTCACTTGTATGGCACATGCTTTGCACCATTGATTAAGGCCAAGATCACATTGCccaaggcagacagagacaggcagagggAACCTCCAGCTTCCCGGTTCTTGCTCAGCACTTTTTCACAACTCCCCAGGTCGATCAGATGTAAACGGCTACGTCCACCCGACACTGAAATCAAAAAAAGGGAAGATGTTATCCTAGGAAACTGAAGGACACTGAATACAGTTCTGAACCAATTCAAATTGGCCCCAACTGGATAATAATGACAAATAAACAGTAGCAGAattcaaagacctgagttcaaatctagcctcagactcttactggcagtgtgattctgggcacataatttagccctgtttgcctcagtttcctctatcttcatctatcaaataagttggaaaagaaatagcaaaccactccagtatctttgccagaaaagccccagatggggtcatgaagggtcagacatgaccaaacaatATAATAGAACAGAGTTAAATGACGTTtcactaaaaccaagaatgagTCTCAGGGTAAGCCTTCAGAATAAACAATAGTCAGTTCCATCAACCCAGCTCCTTGTCTAAACAGAGGATTCAGCAGATAGCAGGCAACCTGTGCATGTGTATAGAGCACAGTTTCAGCTCCCAGCCTCTCCTCAGATACTGAGAGATGTGCACTTAGGAGGCCTGGTTTTCAGGCTTGAGGTGGAGACAATGATAATTGTCAAGAGCATCAACTCTAGAATAGAGATCAAGTCCTACCATGAGGAGATTCCCTTCAAATCAAAATCACAGTACATGACCAAGAGAATTCCGACTCCCAATGTTTGGCCTGATTGTTCTGAGACATTAAGTTCAATGAAATTCTAATGCAAGAAATGAATActagagagatggatggatagaaagatggctagagagatggagaggtagatagagagattgaTGGATGATGggtggatggagagagagaaaaagagagaaaagagagaaatagaagagagaagaaagagggggcaggaaagaggagaagagaggggaggggaggggaggagggagcatgcatttattaagtgcttcctatttgccaggcattgAGTTTCACTGTCCTGTGGCTGGACTAGCAAGACAAAGGACTTGGATGGAGGAGTGAGGTTGACCACTTCTGTTTATAATAGAGCCAGTT from Notamacropus eugenii isolate mMacEug1 chromosome 1, mMacEug1.pri_v2, whole genome shotgun sequence includes these protein-coding regions:
- the KIF26A gene encoding kinesin-like protein KIF26A isoform X3 codes for the protein MASVFANSQVKVMVRICTSPGAPHSSEPMSFLKVDSRKKQVTLYDPAASSPANGGSRRTAGAVPKMFAFDAVFPQDAAQAEVCSGTVADVIQSVVNGADGCIFCFGHVRLGKSYTMIGKDHSTQSLGIVPCAISWLFKLINERKEKTGTRFSVRVSAVEISGKDENLKDLLGDVASGSLQDGQSPGVYLREDPVCGTQLQNQSELRAPTAEKAAFFLDAALAARSTSRADCDEEDRRNSHMLFTLHIYQYRMEKCGKGGMSGGRSRLHLIDLGSCEKVLSKNREAGGSLCLSLSALGNVILALINGAKHVPYKDNKLTMLLRESLGNINCRTTMIAHISDSPANYAETLTTVQLASRIHRMRKKKSKYASSSSGGESSCEEGRVRRPPHLRPFHPRTVALDPDLPGLGLSSDPDYSSSSEQSCDTVIYVGPNGAALSDRELTDNEGPPEFVPIIPSLNRKRGKDGLGGPWSSDKDHFKCNTFAELQERLECIDGSEEPNRFGGGNSSGVGNGSGPGSMEAGLTKSAKEKPPSPLRGCKKPALLEGASPKKGPGLYFSAGPTRNGACPGNSPSQGQVDIPNPMTRGDGKKSDVVLDGGRDTALHSSRSCKPDVTRSTDCSTTTEPVVKDKAMYGKRPLPSPAPPPPQQKDLTPPSNMYSKLDDSGVRTPPLGMNKQMVNSGEMLPAQGASPPPSTSTLEVHSFHSAFRGKCFDRDILTTTVTLQQPVELNGEDELVFTVVEELSISGMVDSGRPTSIISFNSDCSLQALASGSRPVSIISSINDEFDAYTSQASGVNIDIVLPFTEGAFPSGSRRSSISSWLSEVSLCTMDGEVVPPEEVLTTSSPFACDPPGENFTLDSSGVTVTFTPGNLKNSLNDSGLCVSELDSLESTSSRKLSPAIAKNPQFLGSTKVAPAPGVSRIPNQPRRSGRGGNPQVTHKMQTIHSSLPRTLRTTTSTPNYMGAMHHSHELPSPGGLFDDPWLVRVDVPPGTPSSDPLSSPSNPPIGIDPLNMPCRDAPGYRSPKSQTVLACSQRVVDGCEMSCKSTGDHARKPEVMTQIPPLRRGATTLGVMPVTRSGDSMAEPLARGNPDSTLTTSSLKNSVGKKNGSQKSSLLPRPSGAGPPAPPVRKSSLEQKSGISPSRGGTDPARALTSKGEEEAELRPRPGAGLTPEGLKGKVSIKGEHSLPKSTSSLKARAAKPDVVHRYGSHMSLERCEGLGLGAAKADSGGSSIGRQGRSVPRLGVPPVASSPVSPTSYVTPCKGGSTKAVVNVKSPAGGSKSRNLLTGGSRSFSSSVKSLNQPPAGKSPGGAATGKVAPRTAPGINSKPNRGTIMGTKQAMRAANSRVNELASGSPGKGGHSRSSADSDSGNDSGVNLGDEKVPVPALPSPYSKITAPRRPQRYSSGHGSDNSSVLSGELPPAMGRTALFYHSGGSSGYESMIRDSEATGSASSTHDSMSESGLSSPGGRMRSLKSPKKRSTGLQRRRLVPTPLPDAAALGRKPSAAGQWVDLPPLPGTLKEPFEIKVYEIDDVERLQRHRREEPEPFQDVEKGLMYFNAKLKVLERRHQRIKEMEAKHEVLKEELEETKSRLMMDPNKWREEFEVDPELDKESEEYLEALEQATEDLEHCVNVCKAHVMIVTCFDIGVPDVQEVEV